In Sphingomonas sp. R1, a single genomic region encodes these proteins:
- a CDS encoding molybdopterin-dependent oxidoreductase, whose translation MILTRRNLLIGGAAGLLTGCDRFTDSPVLASAEEAHRFLQRSIGRGALATEFRPEQRSPIFRVNGTHHPNTPEYNIWAGTRFADWRLKVGGMVARPMELTLDQLQHMPQRAQITRHDCVEGWSAIGKWQGPQLATILNAAGLRQQARYIVFHCADRYGDGGYYESVDLIDAFHPQTILAWALNDRLLDVGHGAPLRLRVERQLGYKQAKYLVGIEAVASLAGIGKGKGGTWEDSSGYQWYAGI comes from the coding sequence ATGATCCTGACCCGCCGCAACCTGCTGATCGGCGGTGCCGCCGGGCTGCTCACCGGCTGCGACCGATTCACCGACAGTCCCGTGCTCGCCAGCGCGGAAGAGGCGCATCGCTTCCTCCAGCGCTCGATCGGCCGCGGCGCGCTCGCCACCGAATTCCGTCCCGAGCAGCGCAGCCCGATCTTTCGGGTCAACGGTACGCACCATCCGAACACGCCCGAATATAATATCTGGGCGGGTACCCGCTTCGCCGACTGGCGGCTGAAGGTAGGCGGCATGGTCGCACGCCCGATGGAGCTGACGCTCGATCAGCTCCAGCACATGCCGCAGCGCGCGCAGATCACCCGGCACGACTGTGTCGAGGGCTGGAGCGCGATCGGCAAATGGCAGGGGCCGCAGCTTGCCACCATCCTCAACGCCGCGGGGCTTCGCCAGCAGGCGCGCTACATCGTGTTCCACTGCGCGGACCGCTACGGCGACGGCGGCTATTATGAATCGGTCGACCTGATCGACGCCTTCCACCCCCAGACGATCCTCGCCTGGGCGCTCAACGACCGGCTGCTCGATGTCGGCCACGGCGCGCCGCTGCGGCTCCGGGTGGAGCGGCAGCTCGGCTACAAGCAGGCCAAATATCTGGTCGGCATCGAGGCGGTCGCCTCGCTCGCCGGCATCGGCAAGGGCAAGGGCGGCACCTGGGAGGATTCGAGCGGCTACCAATGGTATGCCGGCATCTGA
- a CDS encoding SAM-dependent methyltransferase: MALIDRFLDRAVQRGQLTLIRPDGTSRSFGSPDPDLKPVTMRLARGAEGRIVRDPSLGTAETYMDGSLNLEQGDILDLLTLVTANNAWEKSNAVLSPSPLSRATGKVAHWLGRKNMARKSKRNVAHHYDLSARLYDLFLDADRQYSCAYYTDPANSLEQAQADKKAHIVAKLAIRPGMRVLDIGCGWGGMALYIHAKTGAEVLGITLSEEQLKIARERADAAGVADKVKFELIDYRALEGQFDRIVSVGMFEHVGTPQYRTFFAKCRELMTPEGVMLLHTIGRAGAPGYTDAFTLKYIFPGGYIPALSEIAQGYEGLRYFLTDVEVLRLHYGHTLKAWYERTVAAHDAIVDLYDERFYRMWTFYLAGCYVSFLNGGLVNYQLQFSRSRTALPITRDYMADAEARLRQG; the protein is encoded by the coding sequence ATGGCCTTGATTGATCGCTTTCTCGACCGCGCCGTCCAGCGCGGGCAGCTTACCCTGATACGACCCGACGGTACTTCCCGCAGCTTTGGCAGCCCCGATCCCGACCTCAAGCCGGTGACGATGCGCCTTGCCAGGGGCGCCGAGGGCCGCATCGTCCGCGATCCCTCCCTCGGCACCGCCGAGACCTATATGGACGGCAGCCTGAACCTCGAGCAGGGCGACATTCTCGATCTGCTCACGCTGGTCACCGCGAACAACGCCTGGGAGAAGAGCAACGCCGTGCTCAGCCCCTCCCCGCTCAGCCGCGCGACCGGCAAGGTGGCGCATTGGCTCGGCCGAAAGAACATGGCGCGCAAATCGAAGCGGAACGTCGCACATCATTACGATCTGTCCGCTCGCCTCTACGACCTCTTCCTCGATGCGGATCGCCAATATAGCTGCGCCTATTATACCGATCCGGCGAACAGCCTGGAGCAGGCCCAGGCCGACAAGAAGGCCCATATCGTGGCCAAGCTGGCGATCCGGCCCGGCATGCGCGTGCTCGACATCGGCTGCGGCTGGGGCGGCATGGCGCTCTACATCCACGCCAAGACCGGCGCCGAGGTGCTCGGCATCACGCTTTCCGAAGAGCAGCTGAAGATCGCGCGCGAGCGGGCTGACGCCGCGGGTGTCGCGGACAAGGTGAAGTTCGAGCTGATCGACTATCGCGCGCTGGAGGGGCAGTTCGACCGCATCGTCTCGGTCGGCATGTTCGAGCATGTCGGCACGCCGCAGTACCGCACCTTTTTCGCCAAGTGCCGCGAGCTGATGACGCCCGAGGGCGTGATGCTGCTCCACACGATCGGCCGTGCGGGCGCGCCGGGCTATACGGACGCGTTCACGCTGAAATACATCTTCCCCGGCGGTTACATCCCCGCGCTGTCCGAAATCGCCCAGGGCTATGAGGGGCTGCGCTATTTCCTCACCGACGTGGAGGTGCTGCGCCTGCACTACGGCCACACGCTCAAGGCCTGGTACGAGCGCACCGTCGCCGCGCACGACGCCATCGTCGACCTCTACGACGAGCGCTTCTACCGGATGTGGACCTTCTATCTGGCGGGCTGCTATGTCAGCTTCCTGAATGGCGGTCTGGTCAACTACCAGCTGCAATTCTCCCGCTCGCGCACCGCACTGCCGATCACGCGCGATTACATGGCCGACGCCGAGGCGAGGCTGCGCCAGGGCTGA
- a CDS encoding argininosuccinate synthase: MSDKINRVVLAYSGGLDTSVILKWLQQTYNCEVVTFTADLGQGEELEPARKKAEMAGVKPEHIFIEDVREEFVKDYVFPMMRANALYEGLYLLGTSIARPLIAKRQIEIAKLVGADAVSHGATGKGNDQVRFELGYYALNPDIKVIAPWREWDLTSRTKLIEFAESHQIPVTKDKRGESPFSTDANLLHTSSEGKVLEDPWEEVPDYVYSRTVNPEDAPDTPETITIDFERGDGVALNGQAMSPATLLTALNELGRKHGIGRLDLVENRFVGMKSRGMYETPGGTIYHLAHRGIEQITLDRGAAHLKDELAPRYAELIYNGFWFSPEREMLQAAVDYSQEKVTGTVRLKLYKGSVIVTGRKSPYSLYSEKVVTFEDDQGAYDQRDAAGFIKLNALRLRLLGRREG, translated from the coding sequence ATGTCGGACAAGATCAATCGCGTCGTCCTCGCCTATTCGGGCGGTCTGGACACGAGCGTGATCCTGAAATGGCTGCAGCAGACCTATAATTGCGAGGTCGTCACCTTCACCGCCGATCTCGGCCAGGGCGAGGAGCTGGAGCCCGCCCGCAAGAAGGCCGAGATGGCCGGCGTGAAGCCCGAGCACATCTTCATCGAGGACGTGCGCGAGGAATTCGTGAAGGACTATGTCTTCCCGATGATGCGCGCCAACGCGCTCTACGAGGGGCTCTACCTGCTCGGCACCTCGATCGCGCGGCCGCTGATCGCCAAGCGCCAGATCGAGATCGCCAAGCTGGTCGGCGCCGATGCGGTGAGCCACGGCGCCACCGGCAAGGGCAACGACCAGGTTCGCTTCGAGCTCGGCTATTACGCGCTGAACCCGGACATCAAGGTGATCGCGCCGTGGCGCGAGTGGGACCTGACCAGCCGTACCAAGCTGATCGAGTTCGCCGAATCGCACCAGATCCCGGTGACCAAGGACAAGCGCGGCGAATCGCCCTTCTCGACCGACGCCAACCTTCTCCACACCTCGTCCGAGGGCAAGGTGCTCGAGGATCCGTGGGAGGAAGTGCCCGACTACGTCTATTCGCGCACGGTGAACCCCGAGGACGCCCCCGACACCCCCGAGACGATCACGATCGATTTCGAGCGCGGCGACGGCGTGGCGCTCAATGGCCAGGCGATGTCGCCGGCGACGCTGCTCACCGCGCTCAACGAGCTCGGTCGCAAGCACGGCATCGGCCGTCTCGACCTCGTCGAGAACCGCTTCGTCGGCATGAAGTCGCGCGGCATGTACGAGACGCCGGGCGGCACCATCTATCATCTCGCCCATCGCGGCATCGAGCAGATCACGCTCGACCGCGGCGCCGCGCACCTCAAGGACGAGCTGGCCCCGCGCTATGCCGAGCTGATCTACAACGGCTTCTGGTTCTCGCCCGAGCGCGAGATGCTGCAGGCCGCCGTCGATTACAGCCAGGAAAAGGTCACCGGCACCGTGCGGCTCAAGCTGTACAAGGGCAGCGTGATCGTCACCGGCCGCAAGTCGCCCTATTCGCTCTACAGCGAGAAGGTCGTCACCTTCGAGGACGACCAGGGCGCGTACGACCAGCGCGACGCGGCGGGCTTCATCAAGCTCAACGCCCTGCGCCTGCGCCTGCTCGGCCGCCGCGAGGGCTGA
- the rarD gene encoding EamA family transporter RarD, with amino-acid sequence MSNVQRADRAGLLLGIAAYSLWGVLPLYLHLLQAVPALQVLSHRVLWSLLLLAVIVVALRRVRSIAAAARGRTLLFLFGSAALIAINWLVYIWAVQHEHVLDASLGYFINPLVNVALGMLVLGERLRRWQGVAIGLAALGVLLLTLHGGGGGLWIPLALALSFGGYGLLRKVAAIDALGGLTVETLLLGPPALAMLLWANHSGTAAFGGSTRIDLLLIAAGVVTATPLLLFAAAAKRLPYATMGLLQYIAPTLQFLEAVLLFGEPVLPVHLATFALIWSGCALYAWDSLRAYRAAVRA; translated from the coding sequence ATGTCCAACGTTCAGCGCGCCGACCGCGCCGGTCTTCTACTCGGTATTGCGGCCTACAGCCTGTGGGGCGTGCTGCCCCTCTATCTCCACCTGCTGCAGGCAGTGCCCGCGCTGCAGGTGCTGTCGCACCGCGTACTCTGGTCGCTGCTGCTGCTTGCAGTGATCGTGGTGGCGCTGCGCCGGGTGCGGAGCATCGCCGCCGCTGCCAGGGGACGGACGCTGCTGTTCCTCTTCGGCAGCGCGGCGCTGATCGCGATCAACTGGCTTGTCTATATCTGGGCGGTCCAGCACGAACATGTGCTCGACGCCAGTTTGGGCTATTTCATCAACCCGCTGGTCAACGTCGCGCTCGGCATGCTGGTACTCGGCGAGCGGCTGCGGCGCTGGCAGGGCGTGGCGATCGGGCTGGCCGCGCTCGGCGTCCTGTTGCTGACGTTGCACGGCGGCGGCGGCGGGCTGTGGATCCCGCTCGCGCTCGCGCTGAGCTTCGGCGGCTATGGCCTGCTGCGCAAGGTGGCGGCGATCGACGCATTGGGCGGCCTGACCGTGGAGACGCTGCTGCTCGGGCCGCCGGCGCTGGCGATGCTGCTCTGGGCGAACCATAGCGGCACGGCGGCGTTCGGCGGATCGACGCGGATCGACCTGCTGCTGATCGCGGCCGGCGTTGTCACCGCGACACCGCTGCTGCTGTTCGCCGCCGCCGCCAAAAGGCTGCCCTATGCGACCATGGGGCTGCTCCAGTACATCGCGCCGACCCTGCAGTTCCTGGAGGCGGTGCTGCTGTTCGGCGAGCCGGTGCTGCCGGTGCACCTCGCGACCTTCGCGCTGATCTGGTCGGGTTGCGCGCTCTACGCCTGGGACAGCCTGCGGGCGTATCGCGCGGCAGTGCGAGCCTGA
- a CDS encoding dihydrolipoamide acetyltransferase family protein — protein MARFTFRLPDIGEGIAEAEIVAWHVKIGDRVEEDQQVADMMTDKATVEMESPVSGVVVELAGEVGDQVPIGSALMVIEVEGEAETPAEAETTVEEQVEAENPGAEESVSAEASASLPLAGGVGGGAETAPAPAATTPAPPPAPLPQAEEGEKVHVLASPAVRARAADLGIDLAQVKAAEGDRLRHADLDAFLRYGSAQGYHAPHASRAREDQPVKVIGMRRRIAENMAASKRAIPHFTYVDEIDVTALEAMRGDLNANRGQRPKLTMLPFLIVALCRTLPDFPMLNARYDDEAGVVTRHGRVHLGMATQTDAGLMVPVIRDAQDRNVWQLASEITRLAEAARTGKATSQELSGSTLTVTSLGPLGGIATTPVINRPEVAIIGPNKIVERPVFHGDEIVRAKLMNLSISCDHRVVDGWDAASFVQAVKKLLETPVLLFAD, from the coding sequence ATGGCTCGTTTTACCTTTCGTCTGCCGGACATCGGCGAAGGCATTGCCGAGGCCGAGATCGTCGCCTGGCACGTGAAGATCGGCGACCGCGTCGAGGAAGACCAGCAGGTCGCCGACATGATGACCGACAAGGCCACGGTGGAGATGGAATCGCCAGTCTCCGGCGTGGTGGTCGAACTTGCCGGCGAGGTGGGCGACCAGGTGCCGATCGGTTCGGCGCTGATGGTGATCGAGGTCGAGGGCGAGGCGGAGACGCCGGCCGAGGCAGAGACCACCGTTGAGGAGCAGGTCGAGGCCGAGAATCCGGGTGCGGAAGAGTCCGTGAGCGCTGAAGCCAGCGCTTCCCTTCCGCTTGCGGGAGGGGTCGGGGGAGGGGCTGAAACTGCGCCCGCACCCGCAGCAACTACACCAGCCCCTCCTCCCGCCCCCCTCCCGCAAGCGGAAGAGGGAGAAAAGGTGCACGTCCTCGCCTCCCCCGCGGTGCGCGCCCGCGCCGCGGACCTCGGCATCGACCTCGCCCAGGTAAAGGCCGCCGAGGGCGACCGCCTCCGCCATGCCGATCTCGACGCCTTCCTCCGCTATGGCAGCGCGCAGGGCTATCACGCGCCGCACGCCTCCCGCGCTCGCGAGGACCAGCCGGTGAAGGTGATCGGCATGCGCCGCCGCATCGCCGAGAACATGGCCGCGTCGAAGCGCGCCATCCCGCACTTCACCTATGTCGACGAGATCGACGTCACCGCGCTGGAAGCGATGCGCGGCGACCTCAACGCCAATCGTGGCCAGCGCCCCAAGCTGACCATGCTGCCGTTCCTGATCGTCGCCTTGTGCCGCACCCTGCCCGACTTCCCGATGCTCAACGCCCGCTATGACGACGAGGCCGGCGTGGTCACCCGCCATGGCCGCGTCCATCTCGGCATGGCGACGCAGACCGATGCCGGGCTGATGGTGCCGGTGATCCGTGATGCGCAGGACCGGAATGTCTGGCAGCTGGCGAGCGAGATCACCCGGCTTGCCGAGGCCGCGCGCACCGGCAAGGCGACCTCGCAGGAGCTGAGCGGTTCCACCCTCACCGTCACCTCGCTCGGCCCGCTCGGCGGCATCGCGACGACGCCGGTGATCAACCGGCCGGAAGTCGCGATCATCGGCCCGAACAAGATCGTCGAGCGCCCCGTCTTCCACGGCGACGAGATCGTCCGCGCCAAGCTGATGAATCTCTCGATCAGCTGCGACCACCGTGTCGTCGACGGCTGGGATGCGGCGAGCTTCGTTCAGGCGGTGAAGAAGCTGCTCGAGACACCGGTCCTGCTGTTCGCCGACTGA
- a CDS encoding alpha-ketoacid dehydrogenase subunit beta: MNMIQAINSAMDVMMERDDQVVVMGEDVGYFGGVFRATAGLQVKYGKTRAFDTPITEIGIIGVAIGMGAYGLRPVPEIQFADYIYPALDQLVSEAARLRYRSNGDFTAPITVRSPYGGGIFGGQTHSQSPEGIFTHVSGIKTVIPSTPYDAKGLLIAAIEDNDPVLFLEPKRIYNGPFDGHYDRPAKNWTAHPASEVPEGYYRVELGKAATVREGEAVTILCYGTMVHVVAATIEELGVDAEIIDLRTLVPLDIEAIEASVKKTGRCMIVHEATRTSGFGAELSALVQERCFYHLEAPIARVTGFDTPYPHSLEWAYFPGPVRIREALNKLLKD, from the coding sequence ATGAACATGATCCAGGCGATCAACTCCGCCATGGACGTGATGATGGAACGCGACGACCAAGTCGTCGTGATGGGCGAAGATGTCGGCTATTTCGGCGGCGTGTTCCGCGCGACCGCCGGGCTCCAGGTCAAATACGGCAAGACCCGCGCGTTCGACACGCCGATCACCGAGATCGGCATCATCGGCGTGGCGATCGGCATGGGCGCCTATGGCCTGCGTCCCGTGCCCGAGATCCAGTTCGCCGATTACATCTACCCGGCGCTCGACCAGCTCGTCTCCGAGGCCGCACGGCTGCGCTACCGCTCGAACGGCGACTTCACCGCACCGATCACGGTGCGCTCGCCTTATGGCGGCGGCATCTTCGGCGGCCAGACGCACAGCCAGTCGCCCGAGGGCATCTTCACGCACGTCTCGGGCATCAAGACGGTGATCCCGTCGACCCCCTATGACGCCAAGGGCCTGCTGATCGCCGCGATCGAGGATAACGACCCCGTTCTCTTCCTCGAGCCCAAGCGTATCTATAACGGCCCGTTCGACGGCCATTATGATCGCCCGGCCAAGAACTGGACCGCGCACCCCGCGAGCGAAGTGCCAGAAGGCTATTACCGGGTAGAACTCGGAAAGGCCGCGACCGTCCGCGAAGGCGAGGCGGTGACGATCCTCTGCTACGGCACGATGGTGCACGTCGTCGCCGCGACGATCGAGGAACTGGGCGTCGATGCAGAGATCATCGATCTGCGCACGCTGGTGCCGCTCGACATCGAAGCGATCGAAGCTTCGGTGAAGAAGACCGGCCGCTGCATGATCGTCCATGAGGCGACGCGCACCTCGGGCTTCGGCGCGGAATTGTCCGCGCTGGTGCAGGAGCGCTGCTTCTACCATCTCGAAGCGCCGATCGCCCGCGTCACCGGCTTCGACACGCCCTATCCCCACAGCCTCGAATGGGCCTATTTCCCGGGTCCCGTGCGGATCCGCGAGGCGCTCAACAAACTCCTCAAGGACTGA
- a CDS encoding 3-methyl-2-oxobutanoate dehydrogenase (2-methylpropanoyl-transferring) subunit alpha, with amino-acid sequence MTVDAPRANLPPLSLHVPEPRFRPGDEADFSDLSIPPAGAARRPDTAEPADRFHELAYGLVRVLDDAGNAVGPWDPRLDPQAKRKMLRSMALTRAFDERMFRAQRQGKTSFYMKSTGEEAVSVSAALAMAGDDMCFPSYRQQGILITRGYPLVEMMNQIYSNRSDPLQGRQLPIMYSSKETGFFSISGNLATQYPQAVGWAMASAARGDTRIAATWCGEGSTAEGDFHSALTFATVYRAPVIFNVVNNQWAISSFSGFAGAEATTFAARAIGYGIAGLRVDGNDALAVYAATQWAAERARTNQGPTLIEHFTYRAEGHSTSDDPSAYRSAGEPNAWPLGDPIRRLKDHLIGLGEWDEERQAAMDLELAETVKRAQKDAEKNGILGHGMHQPFETMFEGVFEEMPWHLKEQSDQMIAERKAAGI; translated from the coding sequence ATGACGGTGGACGCCCCGCGCGCCAACCTGCCGCCGCTATCGCTGCATGTGCCCGAGCCGCGCTTTCGCCCCGGCGACGAGGCCGATTTCAGCGACCTTTCGATCCCGCCCGCCGGCGCCGCGCGCCGTCCGGACACCGCCGAGCCGGCCGATCGATTCCACGAACTCGCCTATGGCCTGGTCCGCGTTCTCGACGACGCCGGCAACGCCGTCGGCCCCTGGGATCCGCGGCTCGACCCGCAAGCCAAGCGCAAAATGCTGCGCAGCATGGCGCTCACCCGCGCCTTTGACGAGCGGATGTTCCGCGCGCAGCGCCAGGGCAAGACCAGCTTCTACATGAAATCGACCGGCGAGGAGGCGGTGTCGGTCTCGGCAGCCCTTGCCATGGCCGGCGACGACATGTGCTTTCCCAGCTATCGCCAGCAGGGCATCCTGATCACCCGCGGCTATCCGCTGGTCGAGATGATGAACCAGATCTACTCCAACCGGAGCGATCCGCTGCAGGGCCGGCAGCTGCCGATCATGTATTCGTCCAAGGAGACCGGCTTCTTCTCGATCTCCGGCAACCTCGCCACGCAGTACCCGCAAGCGGTGGGCTGGGCGATGGCGAGCGCGGCGCGCGGCGACACCCGCATCGCCGCGACCTGGTGCGGCGAAGGATCGACCGCGGAAGGCGACTTCCACTCGGCACTGACCTTCGCGACCGTCTACCGCGCGCCGGTGATCTTCAACGTCGTCAACAACCAGTGGGCGATCTCGAGCTTTTCGGGCTTCGCGGGTGCCGAGGCGACCACCTTCGCGGCGCGCGCGATCGGCTATGGCATCGCCGGGCTGCGCGTCGACGGCAATGATGCGCTGGCGGTCTATGCCGCCACCCAATGGGCGGCCGAGCGCGCGCGGACCAACCAGGGCCCGACGTTGATCGAGCATTTCACCTATCGCGCCGAGGGCCACTCCACCTCGGACGATCCCAGCGCCTATCGCTCGGCCGGCGAGCCCAATGCCTGGCCGCTCGGCGATCCGATCCGGCGCCTCAAGGACCATCTGATCGGCCTCGGCGAATGGGACGAGGAACGCCAGGCGGCGATGGACCTCGAGCTCGCCGAGACGGTGAAGCGTGCGCAGAAGGACGCCGAGAAGAACGGCATCCTCGGCCACGGCATGCACCAGCCGTTCGAAACCATGTTCGAGGGCGTGTTCGAAGAGATGCCCTGGCACCTGAAGGAACAGAGCGACCAGATGATCGCCGAGCGCAAGGCGGCCGGGATATGA
- a CDS encoding ImuA family protein, which translates to MLSAIDGTGFRRRPVLPFGLEPLDSKLADGGLRLDALHEIAGATPDLTDDCAATTFLGGIAARCWGPVLWVVRRRDLFAPGLSQVGLDPKRVIYAEARDDDELLAIMEEGLRHRGLGAVIGEVKRLGMPATRRLQLVAEGGRTIALLLKRHAREGSDPLGAPSAAVTRWRIGCAPSAPLPVEGVGRPRWELSLARQRGGESFQLLVEACDATGRCALPAPLVARPRAAGRAARAAA; encoded by the coding sequence ATGCTCAGCGCCATCGACGGCACCGGATTCCGTCGGCGCCCGGTGCTGCCGTTCGGGCTGGAGCCGCTGGATTCGAAGCTGGCGGACGGGGGACTGCGGCTCGATGCACTGCACGAAATAGCGGGCGCCACGCCCGACCTGACCGACGATTGCGCCGCCACCACCTTTCTCGGCGGGATCGCCGCGCGCTGCTGGGGGCCGGTGCTGTGGGTGGTGCGGCGGCGCGACCTGTTCGCCCCCGGGCTATCGCAGGTCGGGCTCGATCCCAAGCGGGTGATCTATGCCGAGGCGCGCGACGACGACGAGCTGCTCGCGATCATGGAGGAAGGCTTGCGCCATCGCGGGCTCGGCGCGGTGATCGGTGAGGTAAAGCGGCTCGGCATGCCCGCGACGCGGCGGCTGCAACTGGTAGCCGAGGGGGGCCGCACCATCGCGCTGCTGCTCAAGCGCCATGCCCGTGAGGGGAGCGATCCGCTGGGGGCACCGTCTGCGGCGGTGACGCGCTGGCGGATCGGCTGCGCGCCCTCGGCGCCGCTGCCGGTGGAGGGGGTCGGGCGGCCGCGCTGGGAATTGTCGCTGGCGCGGCAACGTGGGGGGGAATCGTTCCAACTCTTGGTGGAGGCCTGCGATGCAACGGGTCGCTGCGCTCTTCCTGCCCCACTGGTCGCTCGACCGCGTGCGGCGGGCCGAGCGGCGCGCGCTGCCGCCTGA
- a CDS encoding Y-family DNA polymerase, translated as MQRVAALFLPHWSLDRVRRAERRALPPERGRAHAKDDVPSVCLPPTGCADGKMADSTTTCAPLPLAGGVGGGAERVQRFFHVSPSPNPSREREGSAGDEHLVSVQALAAAEQEAACSVQRGGGWRPGARWARAARDAAIAALPPHQRPPMRELGRRSEAADHAFKRMRPDEGGAMAGGVARLPLAARDVTPAVAAPAPPPQPSSRRKPGSSLLAVSASSSTEKAMDPGFRRDDEERVNTPRVLSRRTGSRSEVAAACPAAMTVGIRIGMACTQARALVPELRVDPADPEGDRADLERLAHSLARRWSPSVTLAGEDLLFLDLTGVAHLHGGEARMLHRLHALLARLGFAARIAVADTPGAAWAFARFRPETLLLCPPGEHVAWLAPLPVEALRLEGDAIDLLHRLGVDSIGQLAALPRAPLVRRFGTTIAARLDQALGRIPEPVTPVTPPEPIAVTQRFAEPIATPEAIAHWLGDLVHRLAEALAEAGQGARRIGLVADRVDGVPQRIGIGLARASRDPAHLLRLLARRIDQIEPGYGLDAMTLHLLRSEPLGALPVDERLDAETVPDLAPLIDTLATRIGMARLWRMRPVESDVPERSAAALPPLDPPEREAAPMKVDDVRQLDRNAPLPPWHPDWPRPIRLLRRPERLDHVVAALPDQPPRRFTWRGERHEVVHADGPERIHGEWWKRATETHATRDYFRVEDERGRRYWLFRQGDGERQVTGDLSWYLHGLFG; from the coding sequence ATGCAACGGGTCGCTGCGCTCTTCCTGCCCCACTGGTCGCTCGACCGCGTGCGGCGGGCCGAGCGGCGCGCGCTGCCGCCTGAGCGGGGCCGGGCGCACGCCAAGGACGATGTGCCTTCTGTCTGCCTTCCCCCTACGGGATGTGCTGACGGCAAGATGGCGGATTCCACAACCACCTGCGCTCCCCTTCCGCTTGCGGGAGGGGTCGGGGGAGGGGCTGAAAGGGTACAGCGCTTCTTCCACGTCAGTCCCTCCCCCAACCCCTCCCGCGAGCGGGAGGGGAGCGCAGGCGACGAGCACCTCGTTTCCGTCCAAGCGCTCGCCGCTGCCGAGCAGGAGGCTGCCTGCTCCGTCCAGCGCGGCGGCGGCTGGCGGCCGGGTGCGCGCTGGGCGCGGGCCGCGCGCGATGCCGCGATCGCCGCGCTGCCGCCGCACCAGCGGCCGCCGATGCGCGAACTCGGTCGGCGCAGCGAGGCGGCGGACCATGCCTTCAAGCGGATGCGGCCTGACGAGGGCGGGGCGATGGCAGGCGGGGTGGCGCGGTTGCCGCTAGCGGCGCGCGATGTGACGCCTGCCGTTGCTGCGCCCGCCCCGCCCCCGCAACCGTCATCCCGGCGAAAGCCGGGATCCAGTCTCCTGGCGGTCTCGGCTTCTTCTTCGACGGAGAAGGCAATGGATCCCGGCTTCCGCCGGGATGACGAAGAGCGGGTAAACACCCCCCGTGTCCTCTCCCGCCGCACCGGCAGCCGCAGCGAAGTCGCCGCCGCCTGCCCGGCCGCGATGACCGTGGGCATCCGCATCGGCATGGCGTGCACCCAGGCGCGCGCGCTGGTGCCCGAGCTCCGCGTCGACCCCGCCGACCCGGAAGGCGACCGCGCCGATCTCGAACGGCTGGCGCACAGCCTCGCGCGGCGCTGGTCGCCGAGCGTCACGCTTGCCGGCGAGGACCTGCTGTTCCTCGACCTGACCGGCGTCGCCCATCTCCATGGCGGCGAGGCACGCATGCTGCATCGCCTGCACGCGCTGCTCGCCCGGCTGGGCTTCGCCGCCAGGATCGCGGTGGCCGACACCCCCGGCGCCGCCTGGGCCTTCGCCCGCTTCCGGCCCGAGACGCTGCTGCTTTGCCCCCCCGGCGAGCATGTCGCCTGGCTCGCCCCCCTCCCAGTAGAAGCGCTGCGGCTGGAGGGGGATGCGATCGACCTGCTCCACCGGCTCGGCGTCGACAGCATCGGCCAGCTCGCCGCGCTCCCCCGCGCGCCGCTGGTCCGCCGTTTCGGCACCACGATCGCCGCGCGGCTCGACCAGGCGCTGGGCCGTATTCCCGAGCCGGTCACCCCGGTCACCCCGCCCGAGCCGATCGCCGTCACCCAGCGCTTCGCCGAGCCGATCGCCACCCCCGAGGCGATCGCCCACTGGCTCGGCGATCTCGTCCACCGCCTCGCCGAAGCGCTGGCCGAAGCCGGCCAGGGCGCGCGCCGCATCGGGCTGGTCGCCGACCGGGTGGACGGCGTGCCCCAGCGGATCGGCATCGGCCTTGCCCGCGCCAGCCGCGATCCGGCGCACCTGCTCCGCCTGCTCGCGCGGCGCATCGACCAGATCGAGCCCGGCTATGGCCTCGACGCGATGACGCTGCATTTGCTGCGCAGCGAACCGCTGGGCGCGCTACCGGTCGACGAGCGGCTCGATGCCGAGACGGTGCCCGATCTCGCGCCCTTGATCGACACGCTGGCGACGCGGATCGGCATGGCGCGGCTGTGGCGGATGCGGCCGGTGGAAAGCGACGTGCCCGAACGCTCGGCCGCCGCGCTTCCGCCGCTCGATCCGCCCGAGCGCGAGGCCGCGCCGATGAAGGTCGACGATGTCCGCCAGCTCGATCGGAACGCCCCGCTGCCGCCCTGGCACCCCGACTGGCCGCGCCCGATCCGCCTGCTCCGCCGGCCGGAACGGCTCGACCATGTCGTCGCAGCCCTCCCCGACCAGCCGCCGCGCCGCTTCACCTGGCGGGGCGAGCGGCACGAGGTGGTCCATGCCGACGGGCCCGAGCGCATCCATGGCGAATGGTGGAAGCGCGCGACCGAGACGCATGCCACGCGCGACTATTTCCGCGTCGAGGACGAGCGCGGCCGCCGCTACTGGCTGTTCCGCCAGGGGGATGGCGAGCGCCAAGTGACCGGCGATCTCAGCTGGTACCTCCACGGCCTGTTCGGGTGA